GAAAAGCCGCGAGCTAATCGCGGCTTTTTTTAATGGCCTCCCAGATAGGCTGCCCTAACGTGTTCTGAGCTCAATAGCTCTTCAGAGGTCCCAGACAAAGTTATATTGCCGGTTTCAACCACATATCCTCTATTGGCAAGCTTAAGAGTTTTTACAGCATTCTGTTCAACGATGAGAAGACTTGTACCCGATTCATTTATCTCTTTTATTATCTTAAATATCTCATCGACCAGTACTGGCGCAAGGCCAAGCGATGGCTCATCTAAAAATAGATATTTAGGTCTTGACATCATTCCCCTTGCAATTGCAAGCATTTGCTGTTCCCCTCCACTTAGGGTTCCTGCCTTCTGGATAAGTCTTTCTTTTAACCGTGGGAACAATGTCAGCACCTTATCTATATCGTCTTGAATGCCCTGTTTGTCCTTCCTAAGGAACGCCCCCATCAAAAGATTTTCATGAACGCTCATCCTGGTGAATATCCTTCTGCCTTCTGGCACCAGACACAAGCCCATGTTTACTATCTTGTCAGTGGACAGTCCTGTTAAAAGGACGTTGTCCAGATACACCTCTCCGCTTGATATCTTTTCAAGCGCCATAATCGACTTCAGCACAGATGATTTGCCAGCTCCATTGGCTCCAATTAGCGCTACTATCTCGCCCTTGTTCACCTCGAGTGATACACCCTTCAGGGCTATTATGCCGCCGTATCTTAACACCACATTATTTATCTTAAGCAATTTCGGCTTCCTCTTTTCCGAGGTAGGCCTCTATAACCTTGGGGTTGTTCCTAATCTCCATAGGGCTTCCTTCAGCAATCTTTTGTCCGAAATCCAATACAAATATTCTCTCAGAGAGCTTCATAACAAGAGACATATCGTGCTCTATCAGAATTATAGTTACTCCCATTTCTCTAATCTTCTTAATCAGCGATATAAGCTCCTCGGTTTCTGACGGATTCATCCCCGCAGCAGGCTCATCCAGCAATAATATCTTGGGCTCAGATGCCAAAGCCCTTGCAATCTCAAGCTTTCTCTGAAGTCCATACGGGAGGTTTATAGAAATCTCCGCCTCTCTGTCAAGTAAGCCCACAAACTCCAGCAAATTTCTCGCCAGTCTAACCCCTTGCTTTTCTTCTTTTACAAAGGCAGGCAAGGTTAAGAGTATTTCCCATATCTTAGCTCTTAGTTTTGGATGCCTTCCTACCAGAACGTTTTCCAGAACTGTCATATTTTTAAAAAGCCTAATGTTTTGAAAGGTCCTTGATATCCCCAGATAAGCTATCTTGTATGCTGGTACACCCACAATATCTCTTACAACGCCATCTTTTTTATACAATATCTTTCCCTTTTCAGGGGTGTATACGCCAGTCACACAGTTAAAAAGGGTAGTTTTGCCTGCTCCGTTTGGACCTATAACAGATATTATTTCGCCCTCATGAACGTCCATTGAGACATCGTTCACAGCTATTAGCCCGCCAAATTGTTTGGTAACGTTAGAAATCTCTATTAACAAGCGGATTCTCCTCCTCAGCAGTTCTCAATATCCTTCTTGGCTTTATCCAACCCATAAATCCCTTGGGCATCACGATCATCATAAATACCATAAGAGCTCCAAATATAAGCATCCTATAATCAGAAACGCTCCTTAGAGCCTCAGGCAAAAGAACAAGGATAAGCGCGCCTATCACGGGACCTTCTATGGTCCCCATACCACCAATTACTACCATAGCAAGAACCATAACTGACTCCATAAAACTAAAGCTCTCAGGCGACACAAAGGTAGCATAGCTTGCGAAAAAGACTCCTATAGAGCCTCCAAGCATAGCGCCTATTATAAAAGATATTAATTTAAAATTTTTAAGGTTTACCCCCATCGAGATCGCTGCAATCTCATCTTCCCTTATGGCCTCAAGTGCCCTGCCAATCCTTGATGCCTGAAATCTATAAGTTAAAAAAATGGCTACTGCTACAAAGGCCAAAGCCAGAAAGTAGTATTGGGATGGGTCTTCAAATTTGAAACCAAATGCATTGGGTCTGGGTATGCCTATGATGCCTATTGGGCCATTGGTCAAAAAGGTAAGGTTGTTTGCAAGAATTCTAATTATCTCACCGTAGCCCATAGTAACGATGGCAAAGTAGTCGCCTCTAAGCCTAAAAGCAGCAGAACCGACCAAAAGACCAAAAAGCGCTGTAGTAACACACGCTATAGGCAATATCTCCCAAAAGCTAAGGCCCAGCTTAATTGAAAGAATTGCATAAGTATAGGCTCCTACGGCATAAAAAGCTATAAATCCTAAGTCAAGAAGTCCCGCCAATCCACAGACTATATTCAAGCCTAATGACAAAACAATGTATATAAAAGCCAGATTCATAATGTGAACGTAGTATTGAGATGAAGCAAGAAACGGATATACACAGGCAATTACAAGCAGTATGCCCCACTTGAGGCGCATATCCATATTGTTCCATCGCCTTGCTGCGGTCTTAATCCTTCTTCTAAACCTGATATCCATCATACTTTATCAGGAACCTGCTGACCCAAAAGGCCAGAAGGTCTAAGCAGCAGGATAAACAAAAGCATAAGAAAAGCGAACATATCCTTGTATTCAGACGATATATATCCAGCGCCAAAGCTCTCTATAATCCCCAGACAAAAGCCTCCAAGCATAGCACCGGGTATATTTCCTATGCCGCCAAGCACAGCAGCCGTAAAAGCCTTCAGGCCTGCAAGATATCCCATATCGAACTTTGCCACGCCATAATACATCCCATACATCACCCCGGCAGCGGCAGCAAGCGACGAGCCTATCATAAAGGTGATTGTAATAATTCTATTGACCCTTATGCCCATCAGGCTTGCTGTGACATAGTCCTGAGATACAGCCCTCATTGAGCGGCCAAGCTTAGTCTTGTTCACAAGAAGAGTTAAACCTATCATCATCAATATACAGGTAACAAAAATAAATATCTGGATCAAGCTTATCCTTGCGTGAAACAGATTCCAACCAAAATCAGGAAAGATTGCAGGATATACCCTATTTGTAGAACCAAAGGTGAGCATAGCAAAATTTTGCAAAAAAATCGATGCTCCAAGGGCGCTAATCAAGGGTATGAGCCTATTTGTCACGCTCCTTAGCGGGCGATATGCGATAAATTCCAGAAGTGCTCCCAAGAAAGCCGTGGCAATCATGGAGAACACAAACATCAGAAAGATAGCAAGCGGAATAGGTATAATCTTTGAGAGACCTGTCATCTCCAATATCCACCAAAAAAGAAGCCCGAAAAAAGATCCCATCATAAAGATCTCCCCATGAGCAAAGTTGATAAGCTCAAGTATGCCGTAAACCATAGTATAGCCCAATGCAATCAGAGCATATACCGACCCCAAAGTCACTCCATTTACCAATTGTTGTAAGAAAATTGT
The Thermodesulfobium sp. 4217-1 genome window above contains:
- a CDS encoding branched-chain amino acid ABC transporter permease, which gives rise to MMDIRFRRRIKTAARRWNNMDMRLKWGILLVIACVYPFLASSQYYVHIMNLAFIYIVLSLGLNIVCGLAGLLDLGFIAFYAVGAYTYAILSIKLGLSFWEILPIACVTTALFGLLVGSAAFRLRGDYFAIVTMGYGEIIRILANNLTFLTNGPIGIIGIPRPNAFGFKFEDPSQYYFLALAFVAVAIFLTYRFQASRIGRALEAIREDEIAAISMGVNLKNFKLISFIIGAMLGGSIGVFFASYATFVSPESFSFMESVMVLAMVVIGGMGTIEGPVIGALILVLLPEALRSVSDYRMLIFGALMVFMMIVMPKGFMGWIKPRRILRTAEEENPLVNRDF
- a CDS encoding ABC transporter ATP-binding protein, whose protein sequence is MLIEISNVTKQFGGLIAVNDVSMDVHEGEIISVIGPNGAGKTTLFNCVTGVYTPEKGKILYKKDGVVRDIVGVPAYKIAYLGISRTFQNIRLFKNMTVLENVLVGRHPKLRAKIWEILLTLPAFVKEEKQGVRLARNLLEFVGLLDREAEISINLPYGLQRKLEIARALASEPKILLLDEPAAGMNPSETEELISLIKKIREMGVTIILIEHDMSLVMKLSERIFVLDFGQKIAEGSPMEIRNNPKVIEAYLGKEEAEIA
- a CDS encoding ABC transporter ATP-binding protein; the protein is MLKINNVVLRYGGIIALKGVSLEVNKGEIVALIGANGAGKSSVLKSIMALEKISSGEVYLDNVLLTGLSTDKIVNMGLCLVPEGRRIFTRMSVHENLLMGAFLRKDKQGIQDDIDKVLTLFPRLKERLIQKAGTLSGGEQQMLAIARGMMSRPKYLFLDEPSLGLAPVLVDEIFKIIKEINESGTSLLIVEQNAVKTLKLANRGYVVETGNITLSGTSEELLSSEHVRAAYLGGH
- a CDS encoding branched-chain amino acid ABC transporter permease, with protein sequence MFLQQLVNGVTLGSVYALIALGYTMVYGILELINFAHGEIFMMGSFFGLLFWWILEMTGLSKIIPIPLAIFLMFVFSMIATAFLGALLEFIAYRPLRSVTNRLIPLISALGASIFLQNFAMLTFGSTNRVYPAIFPDFGWNLFHARISLIQIFIFVTCILMMIGLTLLVNKTKLGRSMRAVSQDYVTASLMGIRVNRIITITFMIGSSLAAAAGVMYGMYYGVAKFDMGYLAGLKAFTAAVLGGIGNIPGAMLGGFCLGIIESFGAGYISSEYKDMFAFLMLLFILLLRPSGLLGQQVPDKV